In uncultured Methanobacterium sp., a genomic segment contains:
- a CDS encoding AI-2E family transporter has translation MFSDLKMKSISPLLLLVVLFTLLSFVILSPIISLIIFGAMIAYLVRPLALKIKPFVKFETLAILIAMAILAAPVIFVIYFTVDQILLVVTDVTGAIPSPGTNATSVNSTVINANVQNAGPLNNIADDVINQLGTMVAQFFAWLAGQILSFIAYLPSLFTDLIILLFSIFYFAKEGDKFVKFITDLLPKEKSFEKLYIQVNDILKSIMIVNIISAVLLGLLSVVLYYILGYPYILLLGVITAFAEFVPVVGPWIVYGALGIFDILTGNYIRGIVVIIVGWLIDTVVDMYIRPRLAGKYTEVHPLVFLVGFLFGAITLGLPGLFIGPLIVGIAYVLYHAYREEKLRANEG, from the coding sequence ATGTTTTCAGATCTCAAAATGAAATCAATTTCTCCTTTACTACTGTTAGTAGTTCTTTTTACATTATTATCCTTCGTTATTTTGTCACCAATTATAAGCCTTATTATATTTGGAGCTATGATCGCTTACCTGGTAAGGCCTTTAGCTTTGAAAATCAAACCTTTTGTTAAATTTGAAACTTTAGCCATCTTAATTGCTATGGCCATCCTGGCAGCGCCTGTAATTTTTGTTATCTATTTCACAGTTGACCAAATTCTTTTAGTTGTAACGGATGTTACCGGTGCAATACCCTCACCCGGAACTAATGCCACATCAGTTAACAGCACAGTAATTAATGCCAACGTCCAAAATGCAGGGCCTTTGAATAATATTGCAGATGATGTTATAAACCAACTTGGCACAATGGTTGCTCAGTTCTTTGCCTGGTTAGCAGGACAAATATTATCCTTCATTGCCTACCTTCCCAGCTTGTTTACAGACCTCATAATACTGCTATTTTCTATATTTTACTTTGCCAAAGAAGGAGACAAATTTGTTAAATTCATTACGGACCTTTTACCCAAAGAAAAATCTTTTGAAAAATTATACATTCAAGTAAATGACATTTTGAAGTCCATAATGATAGTTAACATTATCAGTGCGGTTCTTTTAGGATTACTTTCCGTTGTATTATATTACATTCTTGGATACCCTTACATACTTCTTTTAGGGGTCATAACCGCCTTTGCAGAGTTCGTTCCAGTGGTAGGACCATGGATAGTTTATGGAGCACTGGGAATCTTTGACATTCTTACCGGGAACTACATTAGAGGAATTGTGGTCATTATAGTTGGCTGGTTAATTGACACCGTTGTTGATATGTATATCCGCCCACGACTGGCAGGTAAATATACAGAAGTCCATCCCCTGGTGTTTTTAGTAGGTTTCCTTTTCGGTGCCATCACATTGGGACTCCCAGGACTCTTTATCGGACCTTTAATAGTTGGAATTGCATACGTACTTTACCATGCCTATAGAGAAGAAAAATTAAGAGCAAATGAGGGTTAA
- the bsh gene encoding choloylglycine hydrolase, protein MCTTFSIQTKDGNNFVGRNLDLAYNVNECPLILPRNYLMEDKVTGNMQTTDKALIGIGTVIDDHPSLVDAMNENGLVCAGLNFEGFAHFEEKPVPKKTNITPYDFIYWVVSNYDTIDEVKSALSNIDLVDVPLNDQTPVPTLHWMITDKTGSSIVVEKTKEQLAVYDNPVGVMTNQPTFDWHLMNLNRYISINPNQPEPVKWSDQLLQIHGVGAGTLGLPGDSHSVSRFVRIAYARAHMPVLEDDISAVTQCMHMLDYVKMVKAGVLTEGMAEKTTYSACMDQENGIYYYKNYENSRINAVNMHKEDLDGDEIIKCPYLKTQDINYQN, encoded by the coding sequence ATGTGTACAACATTTAGTATTCAAACAAAAGATGGAAATAATTTTGTTGGACGAAATTTGGATTTAGCATATAATGTAAATGAATGTCCCCTAATTCTTCCGAGAAATTACTTGATGGAAGATAAAGTTACTGGAAATATGCAAACGACTGACAAAGCCCTTATTGGCATTGGCACGGTAATTGATGACCATCCATCCCTGGTTGATGCCATGAATGAAAATGGACTCGTCTGTGCGGGTCTGAATTTTGAAGGATTCGCACATTTTGAAGAAAAACCAGTACCTAAAAAAACAAATATTACACCTTACGACTTCATTTACTGGGTAGTCTCCAACTACGATACAATTGACGAAGTTAAGAGTGCTCTTTCTAACATAGATTTAGTAGACGTACCCTTAAATGACCAGACACCAGTTCCCACACTCCACTGGATGATAACGGATAAAACTGGTTCGTCAATTGTAGTTGAAAAAACTAAAGAACAACTCGCAGTCTATGATAACCCTGTGGGAGTAATGACCAATCAACCTACCTTTGACTGGCATTTGATGAATCTAAACAGATATATATCTATTAATCCGAATCAACCTGAACCAGTCAAGTGGAGTGATCAGTTGTTGCAAATTCATGGTGTTGGAGCTGGTACTCTGGGACTACCAGGAGACTCGCATAGCGTTTCAAGATTTGTGAGAATTGCCTATGCCCGAGCTCATATGCCAGTTCTGGAAGATGATATCAGTGCTGTGACCCAATGTATGCACATGCTTGACTATGTAAAAATGGTAAAAGCAGGGGTTTTAACAGAGGGAATGGCAGAAAAAACAACATATTCTGCTTGTATGGACCAAGAAAACGGCATTTATTATTACAAAAATTATGAAAATAGCCGAATAAATGCGGTTAATATGCATAAAGAAGACCTGGATGGTGACGAAATAATCAAATGCCCTTATCTAAAAACACAGGATATAAATTATCAAAATTAA
- a CDS encoding phosphatidylserine/phosphatidylglycerophosphate/cardiolipin synthase family protein, whose protein sequence is MECKVTGQLVDVERNHIPGIQLKVTVDDFNISTEHPYSGKTDNQGKFEINLTTELPKDKENIIKLAFLIDDKIIKKISKKMQKTVDFGIVQLNQGNIGVFGRVIDEKGKPIKGLTVIAEDVDYGKLELNPLDLLGNKVKSLLKNDLIPDEGILSTSFDFIKDQYQSLFFLRDDFLGSSVTDEKGFYRIIYHPERYREILDKEPDIRISVKDKLGVFKLRETDIHQNITSTIEKINDITINRSEIEGWLVTLNNDSPSRFTPHNNYEILIDNQIAWEKMVKAVEEAKSYLYLTQFVFYPEFTPRFFSLTDDPTSYKSDDPLTSKLLEAQKRGVDVKIIINENRIVPDNYDELKDFFKDSGVQVRSYPAKGPYSMHAKVLVADGEKSFIIGSPFTQSYWDTSKHDINEPRRLDKNEGPYHDVSLYLEGPVIYNLEEFFIDLWNYLSDLHFNGKNKITENKSLNKDRITDKVREDFNSVLRAENEPLQIVRSITPHTLSETEEKGVLEAYRKAITNAQDFIYLENQYFTNKYIIGALRKAIELNPDLQIIMLINEVPDVPTYRSWQHYGLEFLGLDLEKLIIEHPQIGVFTKWSGKFQNGKNKMRDCYIHSKVAIVDDIWATIGTSNLDGSSLSSSEEFGSSEISQNHWNMEINALMFDMDSIKTGSIENFRKTLWSEHLGMDITELNRPLKGWLDLWKEKSYENIRQLEKEEISLHGGILPYSTKNNPQEQIKDLVEKYRRIKGKFNR, encoded by the coding sequence ATGGAATGTAAAGTAACCGGACAGCTGGTTGACGTAGAAAGAAACCATATTCCTGGAATTCAATTAAAGGTAACTGTAGATGATTTTAATATCTCTACGGAACACCCCTATTCTGGAAAAACTGATAATCAGGGTAAATTTGAAATTAATTTAACTACAGAGCTCCCAAAAGATAAGGAAAATATAATTAAATTAGCATTTTTAATTGATGATAAAATTATCAAAAAGATATCCAAAAAAATGCAGAAAACTGTTGATTTTGGTATTGTACAATTAAATCAAGGAAATATTGGGGTTTTTGGGCGAGTAATAGATGAAAAAGGAAAGCCAATTAAAGGGTTAACTGTTATAGCGGAAGATGTTGATTATGGCAAACTGGAATTAAATCCGTTGGATCTTCTGGGAAATAAGGTTAAATCCCTATTAAAAAATGATTTAATACCTGATGAAGGAATTTTAAGCACTTCGTTTGATTTTATCAAGGACCAGTATCAGAGTTTATTCTTTCTCAGAGATGATTTCTTGGGATCATCGGTAACCGATGAAAAAGGATTTTATCGTATAATTTACCACCCTGAAAGATATCGAGAAATTTTAGACAAGGAACCAGACATAAGGATTAGTGTTAAAGATAAACTGGGAGTATTCAAGCTCAGAGAAACTGATATCCATCAAAATATTACCAGCACCATTGAAAAGATAAATGACATTACTATTAACCGTTCTGAAATTGAAGGCTGGTTAGTTACTTTAAATAATGACTCCCCTTCAAGGTTTACTCCGCATAATAATTATGAAATATTAATTGATAACCAGATAGCCTGGGAAAAAATGGTTAAAGCAGTGGAAGAAGCAAAATCTTACCTGTATTTAACCCAGTTCGTATTTTACCCAGAATTTACTCCAAGATTCTTTTCATTAACTGATGATCCAACAAGCTATAAAAGTGACGATCCTTTAACATCCAAACTTCTGGAAGCCCAAAAACGTGGCGTTGATGTCAAAATTATTATTAACGAAAACAGAATTGTTCCCGATAATTATGACGAATTAAAGGACTTTTTTAAAGACAGCGGAGTACAAGTAAGAAGCTATCCTGCTAAAGGACCTTATTCCATGCACGCCAAGGTTTTAGTGGCTGACGGGGAAAAATCATTCATAATTGGATCACCATTTACTCAGAGTTACTGGGATACCAGTAAACATGATATTAACGAGCCAAGACGTCTTGATAAAAACGAGGGGCCTTATCATGATGTTTCATTATATTTAGAGGGCCCTGTTATTTACAACTTGGAAGAATTTTTCATTGACCTCTGGAATTACCTATCCGACCTTCATTTCAATGGTAAAAATAAGATTACTGAGAATAAATCATTAAACAAAGATAGGATCACTGATAAAGTACGGGAAGATTTTAATTCAGTTCTAAGAGCCGAAAATGAACCATTACAAATCGTTAGATCAATTACTCCTCATACTTTAAGTGAAACTGAAGAAAAAGGAGTGCTTGAAGCTTATAGGAAAGCCATTACCAATGCTCAGGATTTCATATACCTCGAAAATCAGTATTTCACCAATAAATATATCATTGGAGCTTTGAGAAAAGCTATTGAACTTAACCCGGATTTGCAGATAATCATGTTAATCAATGAAGTTCCTGATGTTCCCACTTACCGGAGCTGGCAGCACTATGGCCTCGAATTCCTGGGACTTGATCTGGAAAAGTTAATAATAGAACACCCCCAAATTGGTGTTTTCACCAAATGGTCAGGTAAATTCCAAAATGGTAAGAATAAAATGCGTGACTGTTACATTCACAGCAAAGTAGCCATTGTAGATGATATTTGGGCCACTATTGGTACATCTAACCTGGACGGATCTTCATTAAGTTCTTCAGAGGAGTTTGGAAGTAGTGAAATATCGCAAAATCACTGGAATATGGAAATAAACGCTTTAATGTTTGACATGGATTCAATTAAAACAGGTTCTATAGAAAACTTCAGGAAAACTTTGTGGAGCGAACACTTAGGAATGGATATAACCGAACTCAATCGTCCTCTTAAAGGATGGCTTGATTTATGGAAGGAGAAAAGTTATGAAAATATCCGGCAATTAGAAAAAGAAGAAATCAGTCTTCACGGGGGAATATTACCATACAGTACTAAAAATAATCCTCAAGAGCAAATTAAAGATTTAGTCGAGAAGTATAGGAGAATTAAAGGAAAATTTAATCGCTAA
- a CDS encoding HXXEE domain-containing protein: MINWLYKNWAKLCVLIAIILTIFIIVFIKTEDTVLFLIWIQIPVYLLHQFEEHARNGFKNYINKKVFRVQEGDFPLNDKTIFWINIPIIWILMPTFAFLSSIDMMFGLWIPYFAVLNSLSHVIFSIRNWEYNPGLIVSLILGIPVGAYALIVFYSNITVPMIISILSIFFALLLHIIIFGYIRMNYKKQDKAQIDSI; the protein is encoded by the coding sequence ATGATAAATTGGCTCTATAAAAATTGGGCAAAATTATGTGTTTTAATTGCAATCATTCTTACTATATTTATCATTGTTTTCATAAAAACCGAAGATACTGTCCTATTTTTGATTTGGATACAGATACCGGTTTATTTATTGCATCAATTTGAGGAACATGCACGGAATGGTTTTAAAAATTATATAAATAAAAAAGTATTCAGGGTTCAAGAAGGAGATTTTCCTCTAAATGACAAAACCATTTTTTGGATAAATATTCCAATTATTTGGATATTAATGCCTACTTTCGCATTTTTATCCTCTATTGACATGATGTTTGGTCTATGGATTCCTTATTTTGCAGTATTAAATAGTTTAAGCCATGTGATTTTTTCTATAAGAAATTGGGAATATAATCCCGGGCTCATCGTAAGTCTAATATTAGGGATTCCGGTAGGGGCATATGCTTTAATAGTATTTTATTCTAATATTACCGTTCCGATGATAATCTCTATTCTTTCTATCTTTTTTGCATTATTGCTACATATAATCATATTTGGTTACATTAGAATGAATTATAAAAAACAAGATAAGGCCCAAATAGATTCAATTTAA
- a CDS encoding TrkA family potassium uptake protein yields MHIIIVGSGRVGVNIASFLISDGHDVVLIETNTNVCNIAATELDALVLCGNCTDPQLLEEACIEEADVFVSVTGNDDTNLLAAMLAKEYKVPKIIARVTDPRHEKVFKKIGVDLIINPERVFAIYLEKLIIRPEITDLVILGKGDAELIDLTVESKKTIGKRIGDLSPTDDFLIVAVYENGNIVIPKPEMVLKEGMKVSILVKTEYAPKILEIFTK; encoded by the coding sequence ATGCACATTATAATAGTTGGAAGTGGAAGAGTAGGAGTTAACATTGCATCTTTTTTAATTTCTGATGGACATGATGTAGTTCTGATTGAAACCAATACAAATGTGTGTAATATTGCCGCTACAGAATTAGATGCTTTGGTTCTTTGTGGTAACTGTACTGACCCCCAATTATTGGAAGAAGCATGTATAGAAGAGGCCGATGTTTTCGTATCAGTTACTGGAAACGATGATACTAATTTACTAGCCGCTATGCTGGCAAAAGAATATAAAGTTCCTAAAATAATTGCTAGAGTCACTGATCCTCGTCATGAGAAGGTGTTTAAAAAGATTGGAGTTGATTTGATAATAAACCCTGAACGGGTTTTTGCCATTTATTTGGAAAAATTAATTATAAGGCCTGAAATTACAGATCTTGTAATCTTAGGTAAGGGGGATGCCGAGTTAATTGATTTGACTGTGGAATCTAAGAAAACTATTGGAAAAAGAATAGGCGATTTAAGTCCAACTGACGATTTTTTAATCGTAGCAGTCTATGAAAATGGAAACATAGTAATTCCAAAGCCCGAAATGGTCCTAAAAGAGGGTATGAAAGTTTCAATTTTAGTTAAAACTGAATATGCACCTAAAATTTTGGAGATTTTCACCAAATAA
- a CDS encoding heme-binding protein produces the protein MTESPAYTVESKDEDIEIRVYPGYILAQTDVKADFDKAIGMGFSILANYIFGGNRKKSKISMTAPVSGENLSESEKIAMTVPVTEESVDSEKIPMAAPVTEESVDESEKIPMTVPVTEEKSDSHVYRISFTMPSNYTLDTLPEPEDKRIKFKEVKNQKMAVLRFKGRVNHKLADKEMEELKNWLEKNDIKPKSNFIIAQYNHPAVPGFFRKNEVMVKI, from the coding sequence ATGACTGAAAGTCCTGCTTATACTGTGGAAAGTAAAGATGAGGATATTGAAATTAGGGTTTATCCGGGTTATATCTTGGCTCAAACAGATGTGAAGGCTGATTTCGATAAAGCAATCGGAATGGGGTTTTCTATTTTAGCCAATTACATTTTTGGTGGCAACAGGAAAAAATCTAAGATATCTATGACTGCCCCAGTGTCTGGTGAAAATTTATCTGAATCTGAGAAAATCGCCATGACCGTTCCAGTAACTGAGGAAAGTGTCGATTCAGAAAAGATACCTATGGCTGCACCAGTAACTGAAGAATCTGTTGATGAGTCCGAGAAAATCCCAATGACAGTCCCGGTTACTGAAGAAAAATCTGATTCCCATGTTTACCGTATTTCTTTTACAATGCCCTCTAACTACACATTAGATACATTACCTGAACCTGAAGATAAAAGAATAAAATTTAAAGAAGTTAAAAACCAAAAAATGGCGGTTTTAAGATTTAAAGGAAGGGTTAATCATAAATTAGCAGATAAAGAAATGGAAGAACTTAAAAACTGGCTTGAAAAAAATGATATAAAACCAAAATCCAATTTCATCATTGCCCAATACAACCATCCTGCGGTACCTGGTTTTTTCAGGAAAAATGAGGTAATGGTAAAAATATAA
- a CDS encoding EFR1 family ferrodoxin (N-terminal region resembles flavodoxins. C-terminal ferrodoxin region binds two 4Fe-4S clusters.), translating to MNKTEIYYFSGTGNSLVVARDLAKRMEGNLISIPSMMDKKRITTDADVIGIIFPVYYLGTVNIPLVVQRFVMKLDEISTKYIFAVCTYGGGSGSTLKILDKMIKARGGHLASGFGVQMPQNAFKKPFENKTKLYNNWKKKKLDYIQGQVQEKNEGEFDRDSPFIRLFLNILTIMMNNNYLKPFFINPMKNTAKLSKDKDLTMDEIIPLMDRSYHTDENCTGCQTCLNVCKVYNIKIVDNKPEWQHHCENCLACIKWCPQQAIHGYGELPKGYHHPEVNISDMTILKK from the coding sequence ATGAATAAAACAGAAATTTATTATTTTTCAGGCACAGGGAATTCTCTTGTTGTTGCCAGGGATCTTGCCAAGAGAATGGAAGGAAATTTAATATCAATACCTTCAATGATGGATAAAAAAAGAATAACAACTGATGCCGATGTAATTGGAATTATATTTCCTGTTTATTATCTGGGAACAGTCAATATTCCCCTGGTTGTCCAGCGATTTGTCATGAAACTGGATGAGATAAGTACAAAATACATTTTTGCAGTATGTACCTATGGTGGAGGGTCCGGCTCCACACTAAAAATACTGGATAAGATGATCAAAGCACGTGGAGGCCATCTTGCATCAGGATTTGGCGTTCAAATGCCTCAAAACGCTTTTAAGAAACCATTTGAGAATAAAACAAAACTTTACAATAACTGGAAAAAGAAAAAACTTGACTATATTCAGGGACAGGTTCAAGAGAAAAATGAAGGAGAGTTTGATAGAGATAGCCCATTCATTAGATTATTTTTGAATATTTTGACTATAATGATGAATAACAATTACTTAAAACCATTTTTTATAAATCCAATGAAAAATACTGCAAAACTTTCAAAAGACAAAGATCTTACAATGGATGAAATTATACCTCTAATGGACAGAAGTTATCATACTGATGAGAATTGCACAGGCTGCCAAACGTGTTTAAATGTTTGTAAAGTTTATAATATCAAAATAGTTGATAATAAGCCAGAATGGCAGCACCACTGTGAGAATTGCCTGGCATGCATTAAATGGTGCCCTCAACAGGCCATACATGGATATGGTGAACTACCTAAAGGCTATCATCACCCTGAAGTGAACATTTCAGACATGACCATTCTTAAAAAATGA
- a CDS encoding DUF308 domain-containing protein: MAEGNNTLLGILAIILGILVIAFPLFSVFTASVLAGLAIIFLGIWFLAQSFGTWSSSKGASIAYLILGLIAVIGGIGLFGDVLAFSFLASFWLYFAGFFLIISGIMSFFTQEGTAGKGVGGIGVILGILYIILGSYAWNPLYLAFLIGFWLIINGITIMFVGTPKIPTEK; the protein is encoded by the coding sequence ATGGCTGAAGGAAATAACACATTATTAGGCATTTTAGCAATTATTTTAGGTATTTTAGTAATAGCATTCCCACTTTTCAGTGTATTCACAGCAAGTGTACTTGCCGGTTTAGCTATAATATTTTTAGGAATATGGTTTCTGGCTCAAAGCTTTGGAACCTGGAGTTCAAGTAAAGGGGCCAGTATAGCATATCTGATCCTGGGACTGATTGCAGTTATAGGGGGAATAGGACTATTTGGCGATGTTTTGGCATTTAGCTTCTTAGCCAGCTTCTGGCTCTACTTCGCAGGATTCTTCCTTATCATTTCCGGTATAATGTCCTTCTTTACCCAAGAAGGAACTGCCGGAAAAGGAGTTGGAGGCATAGGTGTAATCTTAGGTATACTATACATCATATTAGGGTCCTACGCATGGAATCCATTATATCTCGCATTCTTAATTGGATTCTGGTTAATAATCAATGGAATAACCATAATGTTTGTTGGTACACCTAAAATACCAACTGAAAAATAA